The Deltaproteobacteria bacterium DNA segment TATCCGCCGCCGGTGTTGTGGCCAATACCATTTTTGCCTTTGTCGCGATCCTGCTGACGCAGATCCTGATGCCTCCCCCACAGAGTCCGATGGCGACTTTTCTGTTTTACCTGGCCCAGATCAATATTATTCTGGCGGCCTTCAATCTGATCCCCATTCCACCCCTGGACGGGTCGAAAATCGTCATGGGCCTTCTGCCGGACCACATCCGTCACATCTTTCAGCGCATGGAACCGTACGGCTTTTTCATCATCATCATTATGCTTTACCTGGGCGTTCTGACACCGGTCATCGTATTCTTCCGCCGGATGATCCTCGGTGTTATCGGTTTTTTTCTATGAGGCCGTTGAACAAAGCAAGGAATCGAAAGACAAGGGCGCATGGAGAAAAGAATTCGGTCGCCCCATCACAAAACGATATGACGATACGGCGAACAGGGCCTGACCGTTGACGCATATTCACATGTGAGGGAATGAATGGCAGGAACGCGAATAAATCAAATCGCGAAAACCGGAAAAAAACGCCCCCGATAAAGGCTACCGGGGGCAAAGATTCTCATTTATATACGCTGATTGTACGGGACCGTCCCTACTTCAACTGCTCCGGACACGGAAGGGATACATTCACAGGGCTGACGTATTTAGTCAACACGCTGTCCGTGTCGTTCACCCCCAGTTTCGCAAAGAGGAAGGCAAACTGGTTCTCCAGTTCACCCATAATGGTCCGCATGCGCTCTTCCGGCAACGTCCAGAGTTCCCGTTTGAAGGGACCGAGGCCCTTTTTGCGTGTCTTGTAGAGGAACTGCTCTTCCGTGTCGGAATCCTTCTTTTCGTCGGCGTGCTCCTCCCTGATGAACCGGTAGATCTTCTCCCGTAATTCTGGAGGAAAGGCCTCGCTCTCACAGACGATATTCTGAAATCCCGTCGCCAGATGCACCTCTGCCGTCCCGCGGGCGGGAAATTGATCGAAGGCCTCGTCCGGCAACGTCGAAGCCCCGTGCTGAACCGCCCCGGCGAGACCGTATTCGACGCGGGCCGTTTCGGAGAGCTTTTCCAGGGTATCGAAATCAATTTTGACCTTGGCAACGGTCCCGTCCGGCAGGGGAACCCCTCCATGGGTTGTCCCGGTCTGAACACTGATCTTGCTGATACCCTTCAGCTCCTCGCCATTTTTCTTCAGTTCTTCATGGTAGCCGTCCATAAAGGCCCGCAGCTCTTCGACCGTGCTGTTCTTGCCACCCACTTCTCCGATCTCACCTCCCACGGATACAGTGATCCCCTCAGGCTCCAGGTCCCGAATCATGGCGGTCAACTCAGCTGCGAGGGTATAATTCAAGTCCTGCTGCTCTTTGATCGTCGGTCGGGACAAATCGACCAAGGTCGAGGAGTCGATGTCGATGTTGTAAAATCCCGCATCCAGAGCTTCCCAGATCAGATCTTTCACCGCCTGGGTCTCCTTTTCTGCGTCCTCGGCGAATTTTTTAGCATTGAGCTGAAAATGATCCCCCTGGATAAACAGCGGCCCCCTGTATCCGGTCTTGATGGCGGCCGCAACGATCGCGCTGGTATATTCCGCGGGACGCTGCAGGGTGTAGCCGATCTCCGACCTGGCTATTTCAAAAATAACCGGCCCCACCTGTCCTTTGAATGCCGCCCTCAGAACCGCCTGGGCTGTTTCGTAGGTCAGGGTGCGGATGTTGATGGCCGGAACCGTGAATCCACCGACCTCTTTCCTTCCCATGGCCTCATACAAGGACTGGATCGAGGCCACATAAGCACCCACGGCCGCGCCCGTCTGACGGATCAGCCATCGACAGGCAGCGCAAACATCGGAATCGGCACTGAATACGGCGGAAAAGATGAGCTCGTCAATGAGACGGGATCGCAATTTTCCCTCGTCAATAACCTCGACTCGATCACCGTCGATTTTCAATATCCCCGACAACGCTTCCCTGACCTGTCCTATCGTTTCATATACCGTCACGTTCCGAACCGTCCTTTCTGTTTTCTTTTATCATTCTCAGTAAAACACATCCCACTTCAAATAATCGCCAACCTTGTCCACCTCGAACCGGCTGCCGATATAAATGGGCGATCGCTGCCCCAGTTCCTCCACCGGCACCGTAAGAATATCCCGCTGACCGTCCGTCGCCCGTCCACCCGCCTGTTCGATGATAAAGGCCATGGGCTGGAGCTCAAACAGAAGCCGCAATTTCCCCCTGGGACTGTCCTTCAACGCCGGGTAGGTAAACAGACCGCCTCTTTTAATCAGAACCTGATTTATATCGGGAACAAAACCTCCGCTGTATCGGAGCTTGTATCCTGTTTCTTCCAGGAATTCGATATACTGGAGATGCTCCGGGGTCCATTCGCTTCGCAATCCGCCGGGACTGTAAATCGATCCCTTCTCCTTGAGCCTGATGTTATCCTCGGACAGAACATACTCCCCTTCGCGGTTCAAGACAAACTCATGGCTCCCCTTTCCGGTGGAATACACCATCGTAATGAGAGGACCGTAGGTGATGTACATGGCGGCAACCATTGTGTTGCGACCGATGTCGAAAACGGATTCCCTGTGAATGCCGATGATTGTGCCCATGGAAAGGTTCGTATCCACCAGGGACGAACCGTCCAGGGGATCGGCGGTGATGATAAACTTTTCATGCCCCTTGCCGATCCGCATGACGCTGTCCTGTTCTTCCGATGCGTAGTCCAGAACGAATCCCGAGTGTTCGAGCTGATTCTTCAGGATTTCATCCGCACCGCGATCGAGGGTCAACTGCTCCTCGCCGTAGATATTCTTGAAACCCGCAAGCTTACGGTTCGCCTCATGAATTTTCGCTGAAACGTACTTCCCCATTACGGCTATTTGCCATATCAGGCGGCGCAATTCCTGATCGACCCCGGCCAGCCACATATGCCGCCGCAGATCTATGGAAAACCGAGTGTAATCGCCGATGCCTCCAGCCATAAACATTCCCCTTTCAAAAGTTAACTATTCTTAGCAATTTATCCCCGTTTTGACAAGTCCATTTTTCCGGATCCCGCCATTTAAACATGCGTAACAGACTAATATAATAAGAATATTTCAAGAATTAACCCTTCGACGGACAGTGTGGTTGCACCCCTTGATCCCTTCATCTCTGCTCGACCACATACCCCCGCGCACGCAGCAGATTGACCAGTCCGTCCCGTCCCAGAAGATGGCCCGCCCCGACCACGACAAACGTAACCTCCCGCCTATCCAGGAGAAGTTCGATCTGGGAGAGCCAGTTGAGGTTGCGACGGACGAGGAATTTCTGGTAAAGCTCCGGATAATCGGTGAAGCTTTTCATGAGCATTCTTTCCAGATTTTCGATGTCGCCCCGGGTCCAGAACCGGATCATC contains these protein-coding regions:
- a CDS encoding site-2 protease family protein — encoded protein: MGLIKLLINDPVTFLLLTIPLLYSVIVHELAHGWVALVMGDNTAKRLGRLSLNPLKHLDPLGTLMLFIVGFGWAKPVPVNLQNISSRRTGFVLVSAAGVVANTIFAFVAILLTQILMPPPQSPMATFLFYLAQINIILAAFNLIPIPPLDGSKIVMGLLPDHIRHIFQRMEPYGFFIIIIMLYLGVLTPVIVFFRRMILGVIGFFL
- a CDS encoding aldolase, with the protein product MGQVREALSGILKIDGDRVEVIDEGKLRSRLIDELIFSAVFSADSDVCAACRWLIRQTGAAVGAYVASIQSLYEAMGRKEVGGFTVPAINIRTLTYETAQAVLRAAFKGQVGPVIFEIARSEIGYTLQRPAEYTSAIVAAAIKTGYRGPLFIQGDHFQLNAKKFAEDAEKETQAVKDLIWEALDAGFYNIDIDSSTLVDLSRPTIKEQQDLNYTLAAELTAMIRDLEPEGITVSVGGEIGEVGGKNSTVEELRAFMDGYHEELKKNGEELKGISKISVQTGTTHGGVPLPDGTVAKVKIDFDTLEKLSETARVEYGLAGAVQHGASTLPDEAFDQFPARGTAEVHLATGFQNIVCESEAFPPELREKIYRFIREEHADEKKDSDTEEQFLYKTRKKGLGPFKRELWTLPEERMRTIMGELENQFAFLFAKLGVNDTDSVLTKYVSPVNVSLPCPEQLK
- a CDS encoding fructose-1,6-bisphosphatase, whose translation is MAGGIGDYTRFSIDLRRHMWLAGVDQELRRLIWQIAVMGKYVSAKIHEANRKLAGFKNIYGEEQLTLDRGADEILKNQLEHSGFVLDYASEEQDSVMRIGKGHEKFIITADPLDGSSLVDTNLSMGTIIGIHRESVFDIGRNTMVAAMYITYGPLITMVYSTGKGSHEFVLNREGEYVLSEDNIRLKEKGSIYSPGGLRSEWTPEHLQYIEFLEETGYKLRYSGGFVPDINQVLIKRGGLFTYPALKDSPRGKLRLLFELQPMAFIIEQAGGRATDGQRDILTVPVEELGQRSPIYIGSRFEVDKVGDYLKWDVFY